From one Paenibacillus terrae HPL-003 genomic stretch:
- a CDS encoding magnesium transporter CorA family protein: MKSTTAFEQISSFHGGWEWWDIGAIDWQDPVIQELKEKLPQVREWLDKVEDIPSSFISVRFLDGVQPLICGSLIYSIQEEIDSQRDCSKFYFLVLGQKLVTLNLDQNTREIMHTVERQKMLDQCESATDGMFVLARAVLHYFHTGMDKFEINLRKLEENMEKRNARTLMDSILNARFELLYWSNMFIPFSELVTASREAYLDELEENRFFKQLLHRVNRMEELFRHYEKEIDTLISIDDAISAFRGNEITKTLTIVTAVFTPATVVGAIWGMNFENLPWIKTGWGFTVVIAATLLSMVGMYGWLMMKGWTGDLLKTNKRNKL; this comes from the coding sequence GTGAAATCCACGACAGCATTTGAACAGATTTCCTCCTTTCACGGAGGGTGGGAATGGTGGGACATCGGCGCTATAGACTGGCAGGACCCCGTTATACAAGAGCTGAAAGAGAAACTTCCGCAGGTCCGGGAATGGCTGGACAAGGTAGAAGACATCCCATCCAGTTTTATTTCTGTGCGCTTTCTGGATGGCGTTCAACCCTTGATATGCGGATCGCTGATCTATTCCATTCAGGAGGAAATCGACAGTCAACGTGATTGTAGCAAGTTCTATTTCCTCGTCCTGGGCCAGAAGTTAGTGACCTTAAACTTGGATCAGAATACCCGCGAAATCATGCACACGGTCGAACGTCAAAAAATGCTCGACCAATGTGAAAGTGCAACTGATGGCATGTTTGTACTGGCAAGGGCGGTTCTTCATTATTTTCATACGGGGATGGACAAATTCGAGATTAACCTGAGAAAACTGGAAGAGAATATGGAGAAAAGAAATGCCCGAACGCTAATGGACTCCATATTGAATGCGCGTTTTGAGCTGTTATATTGGAGTAATATGTTCATTCCATTTTCAGAACTGGTAACGGCTTCCCGGGAAGCGTATCTGGATGAGCTGGAGGAAAATCGCTTTTTTAAGCAGCTACTTCACCGTGTCAATCGAATGGAAGAGCTTTTCCGGCATTATGAAAAGGAAATTGACACGTTGATCTCCATTGACGATGCCATTTCCGCATTTAGGGGCAATGAGATTACGAAGACACTCACCATTGTAACAGCCGTATTTACGCCTGCAACCGTAGTGGGCGCCATTTGGGGCATGAACTTCGAGAATCTGCCCTGGATCAAAACAGGCTGGGGCTTTACTGTCGTGATTGCGGCGACCCTGTTAAGTATGGTGGGGATGTACGGCTGGCTGATGATGAAGGGATGGACAGGAGATTTGCTGAAAACGAACAAGCGCAACAAACTTTAG
- a CDS encoding class I SAM-dependent methyltransferase has translation MKESEMYLLDSLRELIYQLTTGGSLITATLSQLRKREDASFTKVQIKPVELKNKLHYQFAFHYSNKVIHENLPPDEANERMTALFEDTFRQGLLCAKNADYQVLISKKYKVSILTKSPSKSTADLSHNRKKQYVLEEGERIPFLIELGIMNEDGKVLARKYDKFRQINRFLEMVQDVLPNLPVGRPLTIVDFGCGKSYLTFALYHYLAVQQKRPLQIVGLDLKADVIETCNLLAQKLQYRQLEFLVGDIADYNELEQVDMVVTLHACDTATDAALEKAVRWDTSVILSVPCCQHELFSQLENPVLEPLLSHGILKERFSALATDGIRAKLLDMMGYRTQLLEFIDMEHTPKNILIRAVKGQAGERSVLWREYTAFRDFIHADPYLERACADLLPEGAGETKKSE, from the coding sequence ATGAAAGAAAGTGAGATGTACCTTTTGGATTCACTGCGTGAACTTATATACCAACTAACTACAGGAGGATCCCTCATAACCGCGACGCTGAGTCAGCTTCGTAAACGGGAGGATGCTTCCTTTACTAAAGTGCAAATCAAGCCTGTTGAATTGAAGAACAAGCTGCATTACCAGTTTGCTTTTCATTACAGTAACAAAGTCATTCATGAAAACCTGCCCCCTGACGAAGCTAATGAGCGCATGACCGCCTTGTTTGAGGACACGTTCCGTCAAGGACTCTTGTGTGCGAAGAATGCAGACTATCAGGTGCTGATCAGTAAAAAATATAAAGTGTCTATTTTGACAAAATCACCGAGCAAAAGTACAGCCGACCTGTCTCATAACCGCAAAAAGCAATATGTGCTGGAAGAAGGAGAACGGATTCCTTTCCTGATTGAGCTGGGGATTATGAATGAGGACGGCAAGGTACTGGCCCGCAAGTATGATAAGTTCCGTCAAATCAACCGTTTTCTCGAAATGGTGCAGGATGTACTTCCTAATCTTCCCGTAGGCCGTCCGTTAACCATTGTGGATTTTGGCTGTGGTAAATCATATTTGACCTTTGCGCTATATCATTATTTGGCAGTACAGCAAAAACGACCTTTGCAGATCGTCGGTCTGGATTTGAAGGCAGATGTTATTGAAACCTGTAACCTTTTGGCTCAAAAGCTGCAATACCGCCAATTGGAGTTTTTGGTCGGTGACATCGCGGATTATAACGAGCTGGAGCAGGTGGATATGGTTGTGACTTTGCATGCCTGTGATACCGCAACGGATGCCGCATTGGAGAAGGCAGTTCGTTGGGATACTTCTGTTATTTTGTCGGTTCCGTGCTGTCAGCATGAGCTGTTCAGCCAGCTGGAAAATCCAGTGCTGGAGCCGTTGCTTTCCCATGGTATTTTGAAGGAGCGCTTTTCAGCGCTGGCAACAGACGGTATCCGAGCCAAGCTGCTGGACATGATGGGATACCGGACACAGTTGCTGGAATTTATCGACATGGAGCATACGCCTAAAAATATTTTGATCCGTGCCGTCAAAGGGCAAGCAGGGGAACGCTCTGTTTTATGGCGTGAATACACGGCATTTCGGGATTTTATTCATGCTGATCCTTATTTGGAGCGTGCTTGTGCGGATTTGCTTCCCGAGGGAGCAGGGGAGACGAAGAAATCGGAATAG
- a CDS encoding DUF5665 domain-containing protein yields MTMSKPNSYGDDLSVNNKRTFHPRQGQDQTRDFDVNEHPFELRHEVKRLNKRLDQIADMLERVEFRDVLETYSNPKKRIISNLTAGIARGLGLTLGTVVILALLAWLLSFLVQLNLPIIGDFIAELLGYIKMSQGGN; encoded by the coding sequence ATGACGATGAGCAAACCAAACTCGTATGGAGATGATCTAAGCGTAAACAACAAACGGACCTTTCATCCCCGACAGGGTCAGGATCAAACCAGGGATTTTGATGTGAATGAGCATCCTTTTGAACTGCGTCATGAGGTAAAGCGGCTTAATAAGCGCTTAGATCAAATAGCCGACATGCTGGAAAGAGTAGAATTTCGTGATGTATTGGAAACCTATTCTAATCCCAAAAAAAGGATCATCAGTAACCTGACCGCAGGCATTGCAAGGGGTCTTGGCCTTACGCTGGGTACAGTCGTCATACTCGCTCTGCTCGCTTGGCTGCTCAGCTTCCTTGTACAACTGAATCTTCCGATCATCGGAGATTTCATTGCCGAGCTGCTGGGCTATATTAAAATGAGCCAAGGCGGAAATTAG
- a CDS encoding thioredoxin family protein: MSRTNVSQYFGKGLSPEQFMEGMEKNKEAFRSGYDQFVWNREEDREYFESLNHRDDLRVLILAADWCGDVVRNVPVVFRALENSGIPTEVLILENHQALMDDFLTMGGRAVPIVIFADTGGHVLGHWGPRPAHVQQIMIGFKRENPDREADDYQEKIAVARKEMAEKYGEGTEVHPVIVQELRELISGF; encoded by the coding sequence ATGAGTCGTACTAACGTTTCGCAATATTTCGGAAAAGGTCTGAGCCCCGAGCAGTTTATGGAGGGTATGGAAAAAAACAAGGAAGCCTTCCGCTCCGGGTATGATCAGTTTGTGTGGAACCGTGAAGAGGACCGCGAGTATTTTGAAAGCTTGAACCATCGGGACGATCTGCGTGTACTCATTTTGGCCGCCGACTGGTGTGGAGATGTAGTACGTAACGTGCCGGTTGTATTCCGTGCGCTAGAGAATAGCGGGATTCCGACTGAAGTATTGATTTTGGAAAATCATCAAGCGCTGATGGACGACTTCCTGACGATGGGCGGACGTGCTGTGCCGATTGTGATTTTTGCCGATACAGGGGGTCATGTATTGGGTCACTGGGGACCGCGTCCTGCGCATGTCCAACAAATTATGATCGGGTTCAAACGTGAAAATCCGGATCGGGAAGCCGATGATTATCAAGAAAAAATTGCGGTGGCCCGTAAAGAAATGGCTGAGAAATATGGGGAGGGAACCGAGGTTCATCCTGTGATTGTTCAGGAATTGCGCGAGCTAATCTCGGGATTTTAA
- a CDS encoding alpha/beta fold hydrolase, giving the protein MEKVLCEGTTICYAEHGKGEPIILLHGFCGSSSYWDEVVPLLSQSYRCIVPDLRGHGRSDAPLGAYTIDQMANDVLKLQEQLDIPQAAWFGHSLGGYLTLSAVQRHPERLTAFGLIHSTAYADTEEGKEKRNKAVSTIQTEGITTFVDGLVPGLFAPEHVESLSDQVLKVKEIGYKTPPQGAVGASLAMRERSDRRDVLSASTLPTLLVAGEQDQAVPPARTFTTDRAGVTQVTISEVGHMSLFEAPEQLAHAMLAFLQQNIQQ; this is encoded by the coding sequence ATGGAAAAGGTGCTATGTGAAGGAACGACGATCTGCTATGCCGAACATGGAAAAGGAGAGCCCATCATCCTGTTGCACGGATTTTGTGGAAGCTCTTCCTATTGGGATGAGGTTGTTCCATTGCTGTCCCAAAGCTATCGCTGCATTGTTCCGGACTTGCGTGGTCATGGACGTAGCGATGCTCCGCTCGGAGCCTACACGATTGATCAAATGGCGAACGATGTGCTTAAGCTTCAAGAGCAATTGGACATCCCACAGGCTGCCTGGTTTGGTCATTCCCTCGGGGGCTATTTGACGCTTTCTGCGGTACAGCGCCATCCCGAGCGGCTTACAGCTTTCGGGCTGATTCACTCCACTGCATACGCGGATACGGAGGAAGGAAAAGAAAAACGGAACAAAGCTGTATCCACTATTCAAACCGAAGGGATTACAACATTTGTAGATGGACTCGTCCCCGGACTATTTGCTCCAGAACATGTAGAGTCCTTATCGGATCAGGTACTCAAGGTCAAAGAAATCGGTTATAAAACGCCGCCGCAAGGAGCCGTAGGCGCATCTTTGGCTATGCGTGAGCGTTCTGACCGCCGCGACGTGCTGTCGGCCTCCACCTTGCCCACCCTGTTAGTGGCGGGTGAGCAGGATCAGGCGGTTCCTCCCGCTCGGACGTTTACGACAGATCGGGCCGGGGTCACTCAGGTCACGATATCTGAAGTTGGCCATATGAGCCTGTTCGAAGCACCGGAACAACTGGCACATGCCATGTTGGCATTTTTACAACAAAACATCCAGCAGTAA
- the yyaC gene encoding spore protease YyaC — MSLYNRTSVSGRSPLDSNAEKTDREGLVPFFREIHSQHEVNKLTFVCIGTDRSSGDSLGPLVGTMLMEQGFPHVIGTMTEPCDADHLVSYLERIPQDHHVIAIDACLGQQGSAGMFLVAREPLTPARSVGLAMPSVGDYSVAAIVNERSPKPYWTLQMTSLHLVMTMAAHIAHAASCGFGLRVDSQEFPEGYRFRY, encoded by the coding sequence GTGTCTTTGTATAATCGGACTTCCGTATCCGGGCGATCTCCTTTAGACAGTAATGCGGAAAAAACAGATCGCGAAGGGCTCGTACCGTTTTTTCGGGAAATTCATTCTCAGCATGAGGTGAATAAGCTGACCTTTGTTTGTATCGGCACGGATCGTTCGTCAGGCGATTCACTGGGACCGCTGGTCGGCACCATGCTTATGGAACAGGGCTTTCCGCACGTGATCGGCACAATGACTGAGCCGTGCGACGCGGATCATCTGGTTTCGTATTTGGAGCGTATTCCCCAGGACCACCATGTGATTGCCATAGACGCTTGTCTGGGGCAGCAAGGATCGGCGGGGATGTTTCTGGTTGCCCGTGAGCCGCTAACTCCGGCGCGTTCGGTCGGACTGGCCATGCCTTCTGTCGGAGATTACAGCGTTGCAGCTATTGTGAATGAGCGTAGTCCCAAACCCTACTGGACATTGCAAATGACATCACTTCATCTCGTCATGACGATGGCTGCACATATAGCCCATGCTGCGTCTTGCGGGTTTGGTTTAAGAGTAGATTCGCAAGAATTTCCAGAGGGCTACCGTTTCAGATATTGA
- a CDS encoding phosphatase PAP2 family protein yields MLSQEPQPSRFLPCYLRRSLYASIVMIAVLLLIAYSVRWIGTAPFLYWDERIQNVVFPDTTAAHHKLLPVAVFITSFGSFCVSLLVALGIAAWCWVYLHSKAYSFAVISSFTAMWVLNTLIKEVLQRERPSLQHLVEVGGYSFPSGHAMISMGFYGMIFAIWVIERKIHERSIVLPCVLGALLILLIGLSRVYLGVHFPTDIAGGYIAGIIWLVFTVPVIYWRARLQGSLPPSVPRP; encoded by the coding sequence ATGCTGTCCCAAGAACCTCAACCATCCCGTTTTTTGCCATGCTATTTACGTCGCAGTCTGTACGCGTCCATCGTTATGATTGCCGTTTTGCTTCTCATTGCCTACTCTGTTCGTTGGATCGGTACAGCTCCTTTTCTATATTGGGATGAACGCATTCAGAATGTAGTCTTTCCAGACACAACGGCTGCTCATCACAAGCTTCTGCCTGTCGCTGTATTCATTACGTCTTTTGGTTCTTTCTGTGTATCGCTGCTGGTTGCTCTGGGTATTGCCGCCTGGTGCTGGGTATATCTCCACTCGAAGGCTTATTCCTTTGCAGTAATAAGCAGCTTTACGGCGATGTGGGTGTTGAACACGCTCATTAAAGAAGTTTTGCAACGGGAGCGCCCATCCCTTCAACATTTGGTAGAAGTCGGCGGCTATAGTTTTCCCAGTGGGCACGCAATGATTTCCATGGGATTTTACGGCATGATTTTTGCCATTTGGGTGATAGAACGAAAAATTCATGAGCGCTCTATCGTCCTTCCCTGCGTTCTTGGCGCACTTTTGATTCTCCTGATCGGGCTAAGCCGGGTCTATCTGGGAGTTCACTTTCCAACCGACATAGCGGGTGGTTATATCGCCGGAATCATTTGGCTAGTATTTACCGTTCCTGTTATCTATTGGCGAGCACGACTGCAGGGATCTCTGCCTCCTTCTGTTCCCCGTCCGTAA
- a CDS encoding DUF1128 domain-containing protein has protein sequence MDLSVPSHANIEHMIEGIKTKLRMASGAAMQSSAFSLEQYEDLRDVYEMVINKPNLSISEVEAIVSELGRLRNPS, from the coding sequence ATGGATTTGTCTGTACCGTCTCATGCCAACATTGAACATATGATTGAAGGCATCAAAACCAAGCTTCGTATGGCGAGTGGCGCTGCTATGCAGTCCTCCGCTTTCTCTCTGGAGCAATACGAGGATCTGCGTGATGTCTATGAAATGGTGATAAACAAGCCTAATCTGAGTATTTCAGAAGTCGAGGCCATCGTCTCCGAGCTGGGCAGATTACGTAATCCCTCCTAA
- a CDS encoding sigma-70 family RNA polymerase sigma factor, whose translation MNEKVTPPESMDEAVGLIWEYQQTKDNEIATVLIRKYEPMVKMAAGKISRNRPDLYEDLYQTGQMALIRLLQQYDISLGIPFEPYAMKSMLGHMKNYLRDKSWYIQVPRRIKEKGALVQHAIDELTVKLERSPNVNEIAEYLDLTVEETIEVLAGRECYHYVSLDSPLSQEESAATLGELISSDANDYDTVEKRMDLQQALSQLKEQEQKVLLLAFQDGQSQRAIAQTLGVSQMSVSRIQKRATEKLKQIMSNSSIS comes from the coding sequence ATGAATGAAAAGGTAACTCCCCCGGAGTCGATGGATGAAGCTGTTGGTCTAATCTGGGAGTACCAGCAAACCAAAGATAACGAGATTGCTACCGTACTGATCCGCAAGTATGAGCCGATGGTCAAGATGGCTGCCGGGAAAATCTCCCGTAACCGTCCGGACTTATACGAGGATTTATATCAAACCGGTCAGATGGCATTGATACGTCTGCTTCAGCAATACGATATCAGCTTGGGTATCCCCTTTGAACCGTATGCTATGAAAAGTATGCTGGGACATATGAAAAATTATTTGCGCGACAAATCCTGGTACATTCAGGTTCCCCGCCGCATCAAGGAAAAGGGTGCGCTCGTTCAGCATGCCATCGACGAGCTGACCGTTAAATTGGAACGTTCGCCGAATGTGAACGAGATTGCGGAGTATTTGGACCTCACCGTGGAGGAAACGATCGAAGTGCTCGCAGGCCGTGAGTGCTACCACTATGTGTCACTGGACTCACCTTTATCCCAGGAGGAGAGTGCGGCTACGCTAGGCGAGCTTATCAGCTCGGATGCGAACGACTACGACACCGTGGAAAAACGAATGGATTTACAACAGGCTTTAAGCCAGCTGAAAGAGCAGGAACAGAAGGTGCTCCTTCTGGCATTTCAGGATGGTCAATCTCAACGTGCGATTGCGCAGACCTTGGGCGTATCGCAGATGAGCGTATCCCGCATCCAGAAGCGGGCGACCGAGAAGCTGAAACAGATCATGTCTAATTCTTCTATCTCATGA
- a CDS encoding DUF6483 family protein — MLRKDYLLSMMEEMTSAVASVLGLRRENKHVEALKQLDDLLNKQFRLRSDLLRRLPPEQIIELFRLGPGIEADKLQQVARILEEEAAIYLETDRTDEGIRILIKSLHLYLYSDLNGATRDIQVLPERIACIVNLIREYELPADTSRLLAAHYEREDRLDEAADVWFGLAWEQPELLPGAEAFYTQLLDKTDAELQQGGLSRREVTEGLVEITQLHERK; from the coding sequence TTGCTTAGAAAAGATTATTTGCTCAGTATGATGGAAGAAATGACATCCGCAGTGGCATCGGTGCTCGGTCTAAGGCGTGAAAATAAACACGTCGAAGCGCTGAAACAACTGGATGACCTGCTTAACAAGCAGTTTCGTCTTCGTTCAGATTTGCTCAGACGATTACCGCCGGAACAAATTATAGAGCTTTTCCGACTGGGTCCCGGTATTGAAGCGGACAAGCTTCAGCAGGTGGCTCGCATTTTGGAAGAAGAAGCCGCTATTTACCTGGAAACCGACAGAACAGACGAGGGGATACGAATCTTGATTAAATCCCTTCATCTATACTTGTACAGTGATTTGAATGGCGCGACCCGTGACATTCAGGTTCTGCCTGAACGAATTGCGTGTATCGTCAATTTGATTCGGGAATATGAGCTACCAGCCGATACAAGCAGGTTGCTGGCTGCCCATTACGAGCGAGAAGACAGGCTGGACGAGGCCGCTGATGTCTGGTTCGGACTGGCATGGGAGCAGCCTGAGCTGCTGCCGGGAGCAGAGGCATTTTATACTCAATTGCTGGATAAGACTGATGCGGAGCTTCAACAGGGTGGACTTTCACGCCGGGAAGTAACCGAGGGTTTGGTCGAAATTACCCAACTACATGAAAGAAAGTGA
- a CDS encoding GlsB/YeaQ/YmgE family stress response membrane protein, with translation MLGIVLSIVMAIIIGLIGDALAGHEMPGGIAGSMIAGFVGAWLGATLLGNWGPVIGDFAVIPAILGTALFVFLLGLVSRLLRRAT, from the coding sequence GTGTTGGGAATAGTATTAAGTATTGTAATGGCTATTATTATCGGATTGATTGGCGATGCGCTCGCTGGCCATGAAATGCCTGGGGGCATTGCAGGTTCTATGATCGCCGGATTTGTAGGAGCTTGGCTCGGTGCCACGCTGCTGGGAAACTGGGGTCCGGTCATCGGTGATTTTGCAGTCATTCCCGCCATACTCGGAACCGCATTATTTGTGTTCCTGCTCGGACTTGTGTCCAGGCTTTTAAGAAGGGCTACCTAA
- a CDS encoding DedA family protein: MDHISSIINYLFEIIRSLGYFGIMLGLMVEVIPSEIVLAYGGFLVSSGHINFVGAVAFGTIGGVLAQLFIYWIGRYGGRPVLDKYGKYILIKRSHVDHAEAWFNKYGTGVIFTARFIPVVRHAISIPAGLARMNVWRFIVLTTLAVIPWSVLFIYLGMLLGDKWEQIDEVAAPYIKPILLVALALLIIYFVIKWIVSRNKKGSV, translated from the coding sequence ATGGACCATATATCTAGTATCATTAATTATTTGTTTGAGATCATTCGTAGTCTTGGGTATTTTGGTATTATGCTAGGATTGATGGTTGAGGTCATTCCAAGTGAAATTGTCCTCGCTTATGGCGGATTTTTAGTGTCCTCGGGTCATATTAATTTTGTTGGCGCGGTCGCTTTTGGAACCATTGGCGGGGTGCTGGCACAACTGTTTATTTACTGGATTGGGCGCTATGGCGGCAGGCCGGTATTGGATAAGTACGGCAAATACATACTTATCAAAAGGAGTCATGTGGATCACGCTGAAGCCTGGTTCAACAAATACGGCACAGGGGTCATTTTCACAGCACGCTTTATCCCTGTTGTGCGTCACGCGATCTCAATCCCTGCCGGGCTGGCTCGCATGAACGTATGGCGCTTTATTGTTTTGACGACGCTGGCAGTTATACCTTGGTCTGTTCTGTTTATATATTTAGGAATGCTGCTTGGAGACAAGTGGGAGCAGATTGACGAAGTGGCAGCACCTTATATCAAACCGATTTTACTGGTTGCCCTTGCGCTCTTGATCATTTATTTTGTTATCAAATGGATTGTGTCTAGAAACAAGAAAGGAAGTGTATAA
- a CDS encoding MBL fold metallo-hydrolase, with amino-acid sequence MTLSIRSFNLGPLQTNAYLLQGDDPQRAVIIDPGMNPGPLLRAIESLKIEAILLTHAHFDHIGGVDEIRKAKGCPVYLHPLEQDWLTSPKLNGSLMWPETSPPISTEPAEYDLAEGQQLNLIGHTFKVFHTPGHSPGSVSFLCGKDLFSGDVLFRQGVGRTDLTGGRERDLYDSIQNKLFPLGDDVTVYSGHGPKTSIGYEKANNPYIR; translated from the coding sequence ATGACGTTGTCTATTCGCAGCTTTAATCTGGGCCCGCTCCAAACGAATGCCTATTTGCTTCAAGGGGATGACCCGCAGCGTGCCGTTATCATTGATCCTGGCATGAATCCGGGTCCTTTGCTGAGAGCCATTGAGTCACTGAAGATTGAAGCCATTTTGCTCACTCATGCTCATTTTGATCATATCGGTGGAGTGGATGAGATTCGCAAAGCGAAGGGCTGTCCGGTTTATCTGCACCCTTTGGAGCAGGACTGGCTTACATCCCCTAAATTAAACGGTTCTTTGATGTGGCCCGAGACATCCCCGCCGATCTCGACGGAGCCTGCCGAATATGATTTGGCGGAAGGTCAGCAATTGAACCTGATCGGGCATACATTCAAGGTGTTCCATACACCTGGGCACTCGCCTGGAAGCGTCAGCTTTTTGTGTGGAAAGGACTTGTTCTCCGGCGATGTATTATTCCGTCAGGGTGTCGGCCGCACAGACTTGACAGGTGGGCGGGAACGGGACTTGTACGATTCCATTCAGAACAAATTGTTCCCGCTTGGAGATGACGTTACGGTGTATTCCGGTCACGGTCCCAAAACGTCCATCGGGTATGAGAAAGCCAACAATCCGTATATACGATAA
- a CDS encoding STAS domain-containing protein gives MNTNKNEKFNAITETSDGVNTVYLSGELDLSVAPDFRLVMEPLVGESGQDLIINLKELKYIDSTGIGILLSILKARHGMESRFAVQEVPPQIQKLFDMTGISKFFVPQENSQ, from the coding sequence ATGAATACAAATAAAAATGAGAAGTTTAATGCGATTACAGAAACAAGTGATGGAGTAAATACCGTATATCTTAGCGGAGAGCTGGATCTTTCGGTGGCACCTGATTTTCGTCTGGTGATGGAGCCTTTGGTGGGGGAATCCGGCCAGGACTTGATTATTAACTTAAAAGAACTTAAATACATTGACAGTACAGGTATCGGTATTTTGTTATCTATTTTGAAGGCAAGACATGGGATGGAGTCCCGGTTTGCCGTTCAGGAGGTACCACCTCAAATCCAAAAATTATTCGATATGACTGGTATTTCCAAATTCTTTGTCCCCCAGGAGAATTCCCAATAG
- a CDS encoding YtxH domain-containing protein, which yields MSNIDNQNTVGNSSSFAKGLLIGGLIGAAAALLFAPKPGRDLRSDLSEKITVVSDKTKDVASVVSSKATDLAKTVTSKTADVAKTVSESKDNIVSSVTKASADIVDEAAKADKEVMDATAQAAEETQKQLNATS from the coding sequence ATGAGTAACATTGATAATCAAAATACGGTAGGTAATAGCTCGAGCTTTGCAAAGGGTTTACTCATCGGAGGTTTGATTGGTGCTGCGGCAGCCCTGCTGTTCGCACCGAAGCCAGGTCGCGATTTGCGTAGCGATTTGTCTGAAAAAATTACGGTTGTTTCCGATAAAACAAAAGACGTTGCATCCGTAGTCAGCAGTAAAGCAACGGATCTGGCTAAAACCGTTACCTCCAAAACAGCAGATGTAGCCAAAACGGTATCCGAGAGCAAAGACAACATCGTATCCAGTGTAACCAAAGCTTCTGCTGATATCGTTGATGAAGCGGCCAAAGCGGATAAAGAGGTTATGGATGCAACGGCTCAGGCTGCCGAGGAAACGCAAAAACAATTAAACGCCACTTCCTAA
- the rsbW gene encoding anti-sigma B factor RsbW, with amino-acid sequence MNAQIQKVVLNLPATADFVDIVRLNLYGIAAKMGFSYEDIEDMKVAVSEACNNSVLYAYGHEGGVVEVTFEFDEASLSIRVKDEGESFERVENPSRLASLHDKELNDAQVGGLGFYLMQALMDDVHILNETGKGTEVVLVKRLVRSEEKV; translated from the coding sequence ATGAATGCTCAAATTCAAAAAGTAGTTCTTAATTTGCCGGCAACTGCTGACTTTGTCGATATTGTAAGATTAAATTTGTACGGAATTGCCGCGAAAATGGGATTCTCTTACGAGGATATAGAAGACATGAAAGTGGCTGTATCTGAAGCCTGTAATAACTCTGTCCTTTATGCTTACGGTCATGAAGGCGGAGTGGTGGAAGTAACATTCGAATTTGACGAAGCTTCGTTGTCCATCCGTGTCAAAGATGAAGGGGAGAGCTTTGAACGCGTGGAGAACCCGTCCCGTCTTGCATCCTTGCATGACAAAGAGCTGAATGATGCACAGGTAGGTGGACTAGGCTTCTATCTCATGCAGGCGCTTATGGACGATGTCCATATCTTGAATGAGACTGGAAAAGGCACTGAAGTCGTGCTTGTAAAGCGTCTGGTCAGAAGCGAGGAAAAAGTATGA